The Anolis carolinensis isolate JA03-04 chromosome 1, rAnoCar3.1.pri, whole genome shotgun sequence genome window below encodes:
- the prob1 gene encoding proline-rich basic protein 1 — MFSPVTRNSQPSSELDGLNEEKQFIHYSCKFHSSPEKDCHISCHSKGDRTSDTSSSSYRTAPGSEETESFKDCAEYFEETGAHIKPCTYCDLYEQGSISPATSIIPEAQTSPADGSKMSKITVRQLCGTLNSFGSVSHEDPYGANSKEKGDTYAATSGGAQACFPPHRSETLGDSLPFQEARVQNLQANHSGTIKDQSCRDKLCSSSKESQQVQMSITAKNSADPVYSGRMGLATRRLQPGDSGSKYLDQPAQFSSDKSKEMLSNVRKLKKNSLGSRTHGPVSSKAACPKYFVENPSFLSDSDEADNEVEKLTALSFQSLSCPQGSYLDMYSSSNRTSSSLSNSLPEDCNGINRWPACSDQRKTVVAGHSKGGRQFSGASKAPETELLSGMLGKEHFECIDVTLDNADGKKILSKKRMVPKRQIQLRRKEKKEMGFCPAGECATLQARNQGTQARKESCAKARSISDEFRINYKQFLKAASLNNAYNKTRLASSLVRNVLAKKMQYEQRIKMEQASIQGSSTSSVPSSVSTDIQGDSLEGKSSSLSKSDCSFSTEDMQSHSTTSEKSESISVSKDDSMDALRPTKGVVLNEQLREKVCKLKNTFNELNERMKYQEATQLKRLPIMAEGGVNMTESSNIKKQVSGERKEYRRARAVFESMQSDIKCLAPVPKFAKPQKPWPNLKQRAIRQNKHTLSKEEMFPIKPKNLIVPRDASRNIFTSKTKEMKLIPQIKKEHNIPHVSRRPPLDRVSSERRLPTFQSMKLSSVTFPSSGKTHCEKTNCLKTEESTQMESKGKIRIHPPRDVKKLVSDSYNLALKSSDSSSADQASYSESRNENSLTVLPRDSMTISPLFIHCTSICRKDESPTVNPLPEEKQDQMEDLDVSTLSLHDESTSSRDSSDSFHPTGQSHGNKTACHPEKKCSAVGESPVHITTIQSKKLVAENKDFPTQVENKSVLYERSELNVRPSSASKKESQLNIKVNSSVTKQSHTTKTDYSPASSCSTFDERTIKEGLIQSNNSMLRENKAVASSETIAIPPTACLQEIARRDHGAVTTSHILEPCKAQETGLSYPKHLSSDVFSVSPRCSKDSSSFLKEENTFSRYASPHESCRDSQIVRPPTTSTHNIQTQTPASHHFVDSACETKRQEDTKPFERHSKIHSEYISDSPLTTREYSEGVKVISNSSFTPSASCGKLPDPGCDYFNNKHQTTNEQYFSATQADNTNYLTIPVKAHQPEEPIKHPLPLSMDNTSFPFNVSSQPTGEAPGNKISNEFYPPKQMERKATSDNILYSHNPSHGPLPSRLEESPSFTRRNERTSPCGKSAPSPTRHYVAPPLQAHRKMLVDPESGKCYYMESPRQPQLKMLYDPETGQYIEVLIPPVPLSPHSGLYQSPFPAMAMNAGGYGPSYMSYSGFPGFPPPPPAAPAAHLDLQDQQPLQDNPNVSENFNNFSKNEAPPPSQTADGNYMESLYYIPTGMNSSPNPNQALFSSATNSGPSVSEKGSFFRM, encoded by the coding sequence ATGTTCTCCCCTGTGACAAGAAACAGCCAGCCTTCTTCTGAACTTGATGGATTGAATGAAGAAAAACAGTTCATCCACTACAGCTGCAAGTTCCATTCTTCTCCTGAGAAAGACTGCCACATTTCTTGTCATTCCAAAGGAGACCGCACCTCTGACACTTCTAGTTCTTCTTACCGCACTGCGCCAGGCTCAGAGGAAACTGAGAGTTTTAAGGACTGTGCTGAGTACTTTGAAGAAACTGGAGCTCATATTAAGCCATGCACTTACTGTGACTTATATGAACAAGGAAGTATATCGCCAGCAACATCGATCATCCCTGAGGCTCAGACAAGCCCTGCTGATGGAAGCAAGATGTCCAAGATTACAGTCAGGCAACTCTGCGGGACTCTGAATAGTTTCGGTAGTGTCTCACACGAAGACCCATATGGTGCAAACAGCAAAGAGAAAGGTGATACTTATGCTGCTACATCTGGAGGAGCTCAGGCATGTTTCCCACCCCACAGGAGTGAGACTTTGGGAGACTCGTTGCCATTCCAAGAGGCAAGAGTGCAGAACCTGCAGGCAAACCACAGTGGGACTATAAAAGATCAGTCCTGCAGAGACAAACTCTGTTCCAGTAGTAAGGAAAGCCAACAGGTTCAGATGTCAATCACAGCTAAGAATAGCGCAGACCCAGTATACAGTGGCAGAATGGGCCTCGCCACACGAAGGCTGCAGCCAGGAGACAGCGGATCTAAATATTTGGATCAGCCTGCACAATTCAGTTCTGATAAATCCAAGGAAATGTTATCAAATGTCCGCAAGCTGAAGAAAAACAGCCTTGGCAGTCGAACTCATGGCCCTGTAAGTAGCAAAGCAGCATGTCCCAAATATTTTGTTGAAAATCCAAGTTTTctgagtgactctgatgaggctGATAATGAAGTAGAGAAGCTCACTGCTCTGTCTTTCCAGAGCCTCTCTTGTCCCCAGGGCAGTTACCTAGATATGTATAGTTCTAGTAACAGGACATCATCCAGCTTGTCTAATTCCTTGCCAGAAGATTGTAATGGAATCAACAGGTGGCCTGCATGCAGTGATCAAAGGAAAACCGTGGTAGCTGGACACTCTAAAGGAGGCCGGCAATTCTCAGGAGCTAGTAAAGCCCCAGAAACAGAACTGCTCAGTGGTATGTTGGGAAAGGAACACTTTGAATGCATAGATGTCACCCTAGATAATGCTGATGGCAAAAAGATCCTCTCGAAAAAGAGAATGGTGCCCAAACGCCAGATCCAGTTGAgacggaaggagaagaaggagatggGCTTCTGTCCTGCTGGAGAATGTGCCACCCTCCAGGCAAGGAACCAAGGAACCCAAGCCAGGAAAGAGTCATGTGCGAAAGCGAGGAGTATCAGTGATGAGTTTAGGATCAATTACAAACAATTTCTGAAAGCAGCCTCTTTAAACAATGCTTACAACAAAACTAGGCTTGCTTCAAGCTTGGTAAGAAATGTATTGGCTAAAAAAATGCAATATGAACAAAGAATTAAAATGGAACAAGCATCTATCCAGGGCAGCTCAACCTCTTCTGTCCCTTCCTCTGTAAGTACTGATATCCAGGGAGACAGTTTAGAAGGCAAATCAAGTTCCTTGTCCAAGTCAGATTGCAGCTTTTCAACTGAAGATATGCAAAGTCATTCCACTACCAGCGAGAAGTCTGAATCCATTTCAGTGAGCAAAGATGACAGCATGGATGCTTTGAGACCAACCAAGGGAGTTGTACTCAATGAGCAActaagggaaaaggtttgcaaactGAAAAACACATTTAATGAACTGAATGAGAGGATGAAATATCAAGAAGCCACTCAGCTGAAAAGGCTCCCTATCATGGCCGAGGGTGGTGTGAATATGACAGAATCAAGCAACATCAAGAAGCAGGTTTCCGGGGAAAGAAAAGAATATAGGAGAGCGCGAGCTGTGTTTGAGTCTATGCAATCTGATATAAAATGCTTAGCGCCAGTTCCAAAATTTGCAAAGCCACAAAAGCCTTGGCCAAACTTGAAGCAACGAGCTATTCGTCAGAACAAGCATACTTTGTCCAAAGAAGAAATGTTTCCCATTAAACCTAAAAACCTCATCGTGCCCAGAGATGCTTCAAGGAACATCTTCACATCGAAAACCAAAGAAATGAAGCTCATCCCTCAGATCAAGAAGGAGCACAATATTCCTCATGTTTCTAGGCGCCCACCTTTGGACAGAGTTTCCAGTGAGAGGAGGCTGCCTACATTTCAGAGCATGAAACTTTCATCTGTTACATTTCCATCTTCTGGCAAAACACACTGTGAAAAAACAAACtgtctaaaaacagaggaatctACTCAAatggaaagcaaagggaagatAAGAATACATCCTCCCAGAGATGTTAAAAAATTGGTGAGTGACAGCTACAATCTTGCTTTGAAATCCTCAGACAGCTCCAGTGCGGACCAGGCTTCCTATTCAGAAAGCAGGAATGAAAACAGCTTAACTGTATTGCCAAGGGACTCAATGACCATCTCACCTCTGTTCATACATTGTACCTCAATATGTCGGAAAGATGAATCACCAACAGTAAACCCTCTACCAGAGGAAAAACAAGACCAAATGGAGGACCTTGACGTGTCAACACTTTCTCTACATGATGAGAGCACAAGTAGCAGAGACTCCAGTGACAGTTTTCACCCCACTGGACAATCACATGGAAACAAAACTGCATGTCATCCAGAAAAGAAATGCTCTGCAGTTGGTGAATCTCCAGTGCACATCACTACAATTCAATCAAAGAAGCTTGTTGCTGAAAATAAAGACTTCCCGACCCAGGTTGAAAATAAATCAGTACTTTATGAACGAAGTGAATTAAATGTCAGACCTTCTTCAGCCTCCAAGAAAGAGTCTCAACTTAATATCAAAGTCAACAGCTCTGTCACCAAACAGTCACACACAACAAAGACAGATTATTCCCCTGCTTCAAGTTGTTCCACATTTGATGAGAGGACTATAAAAGAAGGATTGATACAGTCTAATAATAGCATGTTGAGAGAAAACAAAGCTGTGGCTTCATCAGAGACCATCGCAATACCACCTACTGCATGTCTTCAGGAAATTGCAAGAAGAGATCATGGTGCTGTGACCACAAGCCATATTCTGGAGCCTTGCAAAGCCCAGGAAACTGGATTGTCCTATCCAAAACATTTATCCAGTGATGTATTTTCAGTGTCTCCCAGATGTAGTAAAGATTCATCTAGTtttttgaaagaagaaaatacattctCTAGATATGCTTCACCACACGAGAGCTGCAGAGACTCACAAATTGTCAGGCCTCCAACAACAAGTACCCACAATATTCAGACACAGACTCCAGCAAGTCACCATTTTGTTGACAGTGCATGTGAAACTAAAAGACAGGAAGACACCAAGCCCTTCGAGAGGCACAGCAAAATACACTCGGAATACATTTCAGACAGCCCATTAACAACAAGAGAATATAGTGAaggagttaaagtgatatcaaactcaTCCTTTACACCATCTGCCTCTTGTGGAAAACTCCCTGATCCAGGGTgtgattattttaataataagcaTCAGACAACAAATGAACAGTATTTTTCAGCCACCCAAGCTGACAACACAAATTACTTAACTATTCCTGTGAAAGCCCATCAACCTGAGGAACCCATTAAACACCCTCTGCCTTTGTCCATGGATAACACCTCTTTTCCTTTTAATGTCTCTTCCCAGCCCACAGGAGAAGCACCaggaaataaaataagcaatgaGTTTTACCCACCTAAACAAATGGAAAGGAAAGCAACTtctgataatatattgtattctCATAACCCAAGCCATGGGCCACTTCCCTCGAGACTTGAAGAATCTCCCAGCTTcacaagaagaaatgaaagaactTCGCCATGTGGTAAGAGTGCCCCAAGTCCAACCAGACACTATGTTGCTCCACCACTTCAAGCGCATCGAAAAATGTTAGTTGATCCAGAGAGTGGGAAATGCTATTATATGGAATCACCAAGGCAGCCCCAGTTGAAGATGCTTTATGATCCGGAGACAGGGCAATACATTGAAGTGTTGATACCACCAGTCCCACTATCACCACACAGTGGGCTTTATCAGTCTCCATTCCCAGCAATGGCCATGAATGCAGGAGGTTATGGACCATCATACATGTCATATTCTGGGTTTCCAggtttcccccctccccctccagctGCACCAGCTGCCCATCTGGACCTTCAAGACCAACAACCTCTTCAAGACAATCCAAATGTCAGTGAAAATTTTAACAATTTTTCAAAGAATGAAGCTCCTCCGCCTTCCCAGACTGCTGATGGCAACTACATGGAAAGTTTGTATTATATTCCCACCGGGATGAATTCAAGTCCTAATCCTAATCAAGCTTTGTTTTCCTCAGCCACAAATTCTGGCCCTTCTGTATCTGAAAAGGGATCTTTCTTTAGGATGTGA